A portion of the Micromonospora vinacea genome contains these proteins:
- a CDS encoding C39 family peptidase — protein MRTDLIRKTALTAAGLAFTGGAIAGPVTAAYAASDAKPATQTQTDRKPAGERQLGVRYEAQPNFYYCGPAATRNALSVQGKDISVDAMAKEMGTTEAGTNSINDITPVLNKETGKNDAYHSVEISSPDADGKQTDRLRADIVKTVDDGRAVVANIAGTSVDTDGGVHSFEGGHYISVVGYRDGGNVVKIADSADANTASYEITVEHLADWIATRGYATS, from the coding sequence ATGCGTACCGATCTGATCCGTAAGACCGCCCTGACCGCCGCCGGCCTCGCGTTCACCGGTGGAGCCATCGCCGGACCGGTGACCGCCGCGTACGCCGCGTCGGATGCCAAGCCGGCCACCCAGACCCAGACCGACCGCAAGCCCGCTGGTGAGCGTCAGCTCGGTGTGCGCTACGAGGCGCAGCCGAACTTCTACTACTGCGGCCCCGCCGCCACGCGTAACGCCCTGAGCGTGCAGGGCAAGGACATCAGCGTGGACGCCATGGCCAAGGAGATGGGCACCACCGAGGCCGGCACCAACTCCATCAACGACATCACCCCCGTGCTGAACAAGGAGACCGGTAAGAACGACGCCTACCACAGCGTGGAGATCTCCAGCCCCGACGCCGACGGTAAGCAGACCGACCGGCTGCGCGCCGACATCGTCAAGACCGTTGACGACGGCCGGGCCGTGGTCGCCAACATCGCCGGCACCAGCGTCGACACCGACGGCGGCGTGCACTCCTTCGAGGGCGGGCACTACATCAGCGTCGTCGGCTACCGCGACGGCGGGAACGTGGTGAAGATCGCCGACTCCGCAGATGCGAACACCGCCTCCTACGAGATCACCGTCGAGCACCTCGCCGACTGGATCGCCACCCGCGGCTACGCCACCAGCTGA
- a CDS encoding DUF1996 domain-containing protein, translated as MDRAAPLSGIPRRLRLATAIGALLVLLGTYLVSTTNRADAAPGQAGADYGVNAIRVAEFPADCTYSHRLPDDPIVFPGLPGASHMHSFFGSTVTNARTTLPDLVNSPTTCNPRVDVSSYWVPTLYRDNVAVEPAIATFYYLGEGVRADVVANTQPFPLGLRLVAGNAKATGPNDSIARWSCLHAGHVPPSKDFVNCPSGTMLESYLDFPQCWNGRDLDSPDHKSHLAYPVNQACPSTHPVHVPKLRQVLRYPVTGDPSRFRLASGPGYTMHGDFFNAWPVAELARRVQDCIRPVIKCGHDGRPI; from the coding sequence ATGGACAGGGCCGCACCCCTCTCCGGCATCCCCCGCCGACTGCGCCTCGCCACGGCGATCGGCGCACTGCTGGTGCTACTCGGCACGTACCTGGTGTCCACCACCAACCGGGCCGACGCCGCCCCCGGCCAAGCCGGCGCCGACTACGGCGTCAACGCCATCCGGGTCGCCGAGTTCCCCGCCGACTGCACCTACAGCCACCGGCTGCCCGACGACCCGATCGTCTTCCCCGGGCTGCCCGGGGCGTCGCACATGCACAGCTTCTTCGGCAGCACGGTGACGAACGCCAGGACCACCCTCCCGGACCTGGTCAACTCGCCAACCACCTGCAACCCGCGGGTGGACGTCTCGTCGTACTGGGTGCCGACCCTGTACCGGGACAACGTCGCGGTGGAGCCGGCGATCGCCACGTTCTACTACCTGGGCGAGGGCGTACGCGCCGACGTCGTCGCGAACACCCAGCCGTTCCCGCTGGGGCTGCGGCTCGTCGCCGGCAACGCGAAGGCCACCGGGCCGAACGACAGCATCGCCCGCTGGTCCTGTCTGCACGCCGGGCACGTGCCGCCGTCGAAGGACTTCGTCAACTGCCCGTCGGGCACCATGCTGGAGTCGTACCTGGACTTCCCGCAGTGCTGGAACGGCCGTGACCTCGACTCGCCGGACCACAAGAGCCACCTGGCGTACCCGGTGAACCAGGCCTGCCCGAGCACCCACCCGGTGCACGTGCCGAAGCTGCGGCAGGTGCTGCGGTACCCGGTCACCGGTGACCCGTCGCGGTTCCGGCTGGCCTCCGGGCCGGGCTACACGATGCACGGCGACTTCTTCAACGCCTGGCCGGTGGCGGAGTTGGCCCGCCGGGTCCAGGACTGCATCCGTCCCGTCATCAAGTGCGGTCACGACGGCCGACCGATCTGA
- a CDS encoding DUF305 domain-containing protein translates to MRQSTASTVLIAVLLVGGCGVGPQDAASTATPPVTAPPATTAPTPTGTAFNPTDIAWLQLTVAMTERLLPVLDLVPARTTDPAWRRTAAQVATTRRAELDRARRLLADAAAPTTNPHEGHDMPGMVTAQEMTALRAASGQPFHRLLAGHLRAHLAQSVRIATSEQQSGIQPATVALAAAVVQSGTADLARLDHLDPA, encoded by the coding sequence ATGCGCCAGTCGACGGCGTCCACAGTGCTCATCGCCGTGCTGCTCGTCGGCGGCTGCGGCGTCGGGCCACAGGACGCGGCCAGCACCGCCACACCACCCGTGACCGCGCCACCGGCGACGACCGCGCCAACCCCCACGGGTACGGCGTTCAACCCCACCGACATCGCCTGGCTGCAACTGACGGTGGCGATGACCGAACGCCTGCTGCCCGTACTCGATCTGGTGCCGGCGCGGACCACCGACCCAGCCTGGCGGCGGACAGCCGCCCAGGTCGCGACCACCCGGCGCGCCGAACTGGACCGCGCCCGCCGGCTGCTGGCCGACGCCGCCGCCCCGACGACGAACCCGCACGAGGGGCACGACATGCCGGGCATGGTCACCGCGCAGGAGATGACAGCGCTGCGGGCGGCCAGCGGGCAGCCGTTTCACCGCCTGCTCGCCGGGCACCTGCGGGCGCATCTCGCGCAGTCGGTCCGGATCGCCACCTCGGAGCAGCAGAGCGGGATCCAGCCGGCCACCGTCGCGCTGGCTGCGGCTGTGGTCCAGTCCGGCACCGCCGACCTCGCACGACTCGATCACCTGGACCCCGCGTAG